A portion of the Paenibacillus marchantiae genome contains these proteins:
- a CDS encoding NAD(P)H oxidoreductase, whose protein sequence is MKIKLVVTHPRQDSLTFAVMNRFIEGLKENHHEIDILDLYHDGFDPLYSVEDERDWQNPDKQHAPVIRKELDRVLAADAIVFIFPVWWYNVPSMLKAYLDKVWNMGLLNKANSKKALWIALAGGTEASFHKYDYYNMISNYLNNGIAGYAGLQESRVEFLYETISESKTHIEGLLEQAYQIGRHYK, encoded by the coding sequence ATGAAAATTAAACTGGTCGTTACTCACCCAAGACAGGATTCTCTAACATTTGCCGTGATGAATCGTTTTATAGAAGGTCTGAAGGAGAATCACCATGAAATTGATATCCTTGATCTGTACCATGATGGATTCGATCCGTTATATAGCGTAGAAGATGAGCGAGATTGGCAAAATCCCGATAAGCAGCATGCCCCTGTAATTCGCAAAGAGCTGGATCGCGTGCTCGCGGCTGATGCCATTGTCTTTATTTTCCCGGTATGGTGGTACAACGTTCCTTCCATGCTCAAAGCTTATCTGGACAAGGTATGGAACATGGGGCTGCTGAACAAAGCAAACTCCAAAAAGGCACTCTGGATTGCACTAGCTGGAGGAACGGAGGCTTCATTCCATAAGTACGATTATTACAACATGATTTCGAATTATCTGAATAATGGGATCGCTGGTTATGCAGGATTGCAGGAATCCCGAGTCGAGTTTCTCTATGAAACCATATCCGAATCCAAAACGCATATTGAAGGCTTGCTGGAGCAAGCGTATCAAATTGGCAGACATTACAAGTAA
- a CDS encoding DUF1349 domain-containing protein, producing the protein MSINFHRIHDAEWTTEPVQARTEGDRLIVEAQEGSDFWEKTFYGFCHQNGHAMLAPWDGTKAIEVSFDLSSFTELYDQAGLMLWHGQDQWIKAGVEVNDGVAHVGAVVTDRFSDWSLSPVPEWGGRIVTIRASYHDEAVVIRARTDEHPWRTIRVARFAYPTNKQAGPFLCSPKRAGFEVAFTKWKLTEPDQDLHTDPPIAD; encoded by the coding sequence ATGTCAATTAATTTCCATCGGATTCATGATGCCGAATGGACAACTGAACCGGTCCAAGCGCGAACGGAAGGTGACCGTCTTATTGTGGAGGCACAGGAGGGCAGTGACTTTTGGGAGAAGACCTTCTATGGTTTCTGCCATCAGAATGGACATGCCATGCTTGCTCCATGGGATGGAACCAAGGCAATCGAAGTATCATTTGATCTGAGTTCATTCACGGAATTATATGATCAGGCAGGGTTAATGCTCTGGCATGGACAGGATCAATGGATCAAGGCTGGGGTTGAAGTAAATGACGGCGTGGCTCATGTAGGAGCGGTCGTAACGGATCGTTTTTCCGATTGGTCGCTCTCACCTGTACCGGAGTGGGGTGGACGCATCGTTACCATTCGGGCTTCATACCATGACGAAGCCGTAGTTATTCGTGCCCGCACGGATGAGCATCCTTGGCGTACCATTCGGGTCGCGAGGTTTGCCTATCCGACGAACAAGCAAGCAGGCCCGTTTCTCTGTTCTCCGAAGCGTGCCGGGTTCGAGGTTGCGTTTACCAAATGGAAATTGACTGAACCGGATCAGGATCTGCACACTGACCCTCCCATTGCCGATTAA
- a CDS encoding helix-turn-helix domain-containing protein, giving the protein MIIVLKGVLPLHIEAIFGKVLKSLRIRNDLSQDKLAELSTLERTFISRIERGNSQPSLTTIFELAKALNIKPSELIRMVELEYESNN; this is encoded by the coding sequence ATGATAATTGTACTAAAAGGAGTTCTTCCTTTGCACATTGAGGCCATCTTCGGAAAAGTACTTAAAAGTCTTCGAATTAGAAATGATTTGTCCCAAGATAAACTCGCTGAACTCTCAACACTTGAGAGAACGTTCATATCCAGGATAGAACGTGGTAATAGTCAACCATCATTAACTACTATATTTGAGTTGGCTAAAGCGTTGAATATCAAGCCTTCAGAACTCATCCGAATGGTGGAACTGGAATACGAATCAAATAACTAA
- a CDS encoding helix-turn-helix domain-containing protein, whose translation MHNRIKAIRKYLGLSQSVFGERLGVSRDVISNIEYNRVQPKELFIKHLCERYSVNEKWLLLGEGEMILVGESNSKEIEEVITLFNQLQPVFKDYILDQMKRVSELQSKVRN comes from the coding sequence GTGCATAACAGAATAAAAGCTATTAGAAAATATCTTGGATTATCGCAAAGTGTTTTTGGTGAGAGATTAGGTGTGAGTAGAGATGTAATAAGCAATATAGAATACAATCGTGTTCAGCCCAAAGAACTTTTTATCAAACATTTATGTGAGCGTTATTCTGTTAATGAAAAATGGCTGCTTTTGGGTGAAGGTGAAATGATATTAGTGGGAGAATCTAACAGCAAGGAAATCGAAGAAGTGATTACGCTGTTTAATCAGTTACAACCTGTCTTTAAAGATTATATCTTGGATCAAATGAAGAGAGTCTCAGAACTACAGTCAAAAGTCAGAAATTGA
- a CDS encoding assimilatory sulfite reductase (NADPH) flavoprotein subunit → MELQVTNSPFNQEQVELLNRLIPTLNDGQKTWLSGYLTAIQGFAAVAAPAGVEQQPASSAGITPESAPVAVSREVTVLFGSQTGNSSGLSKKLAKKLEEQGLQVTLSSMGDFKPNGLKKVENLLIIVSTHGEGEPPDNAIPLYEFLHSKRAPKLDGLRYSVLALGDTSYEYFCKTGKDFDIRLLELGGTALVPRVDCDVDFDEAAAEWMNDVLASLSSTPAATGVVTSEAVGAAVSSGESEFNRTNPYKAEVLENLNLNGRGSDRETRHIELSLEGSNLDYEPGDSLGVFPENHPRLVDEMIAAMEWNADERVTVNKSGDQVSVREALLRYFEITAVTRPVVEQLAKLSPGSGLPALLADDSEFRKVMNSCDLLDLVQDYGLKGIPAASFVAVLRKIPARLYSIASSSKSFPDEVHLTVRTVRYESRGRERYGVCSVHLAERVELGDTLPVFIQQNPNFKLPENPDAPIIMIGPGTGVAPFRSFLGEREETGAEGKTWLFYGDQHFSTDFLYQTEWQRWLKDGVLTKMDVAFSRDAEEKVYVQHRMLEHSKELYQWLQEGAVIYICGDEKRMAHDVHAALATILEQEGGLTPEQAAEYLTRLQQEKRYQRDVY, encoded by the coding sequence GTGGAACTTCAAGTGACAAACAGCCCTTTTAATCAGGAACAGGTTGAGCTGCTCAATCGCCTTATTCCTACATTGAACGATGGACAGAAAACGTGGCTTAGCGGATATCTGACAGCCATTCAGGGATTTGCGGCTGTAGCTGCACCTGCTGGTGTGGAACAACAGCCTGCATCTTCAGCAGGTATTACTCCTGAAAGTGCACCTGTTGCGGTGTCCAGGGAAGTTACGGTACTCTTTGGATCACAAACCGGGAACTCCAGTGGACTATCCAAGAAACTGGCGAAAAAGCTGGAAGAGCAGGGGCTTCAGGTGACCCTGTCGTCAATGGGAGATTTCAAACCGAACGGACTGAAAAAAGTAGAGAATCTTCTCATTATTGTCAGCACACATGGAGAAGGCGAACCGCCGGATAATGCGATTCCGTTGTATGAATTCCTGCATAGCAAACGGGCTCCGAAGCTTGATGGTTTACGGTACTCCGTATTGGCTTTGGGAGATACTTCGTATGAGTACTTCTGTAAGACAGGAAAGGATTTTGACATTCGTTTGCTGGAGCTTGGCGGAACAGCGCTTGTACCACGTGTGGACTGTGATGTTGATTTTGATGAAGCGGCTGCAGAGTGGATGAATGATGTGCTTGCTTCACTTAGCAGCACACCGGCTGCTACGGGAGTGGTAACCAGTGAAGCGGTTGGAGCCGCAGTAAGTAGCGGTGAATCTGAGTTCAACCGGACGAATCCATACAAGGCGGAAGTGCTGGAAAATCTTAACCTGAACGGCAGAGGATCGGACCGTGAGACACGTCATATTGAATTGTCTCTGGAAGGTTCCAATCTGGACTACGAACCGGGCGACAGCCTCGGTGTATTCCCTGAGAATCATCCACGCCTGGTCGATGAGATGATTGCAGCAATGGAATGGAATGCGGATGAGCGCGTTACGGTTAATAAAAGTGGAGACCAGGTTTCTGTACGTGAAGCGTTATTGCGTTACTTCGAAATTACTGCTGTCACAAGACCCGTTGTGGAGCAGCTGGCAAAGCTGAGCCCGGGTAGCGGGTTGCCCGCTCTGCTCGCAGATGATTCGGAATTCAGGAAAGTCATGAACAGTTGTGATTTGCTGGATCTGGTACAGGATTATGGGCTTAAAGGTATTCCGGCTGCATCGTTCGTAGCTGTGCTTCGCAAAATCCCGGCACGTCTATATTCGATCGCAAGCAGTTCGAAATCTTTCCCGGATGAAGTTCATCTTACCGTTCGAACAGTACGTTATGAATCACGTGGTAGAGAGCGCTATGGTGTATGCTCTGTTCATCTGGCTGAACGAGTCGAATTAGGTGATACATTACCTGTATTCATTCAGCAAAATCCAAACTTCAAACTGCCGGAGAACCCAGATGCTCCAATCATTATGATTGGACCAGGTACAGGTGTAGCTCCGTTCAGATCTTTCCTTGGAGAGCGTGAAGAGACGGGTGCAGAAGGCAAGACGTGGCTGTTCTACGGCGATCAGCATTTCTCCACCGATTTCCTCTATCAGACCGAATGGCAGCGCTGGCTCAAGGACGGCGTTCTTACGAAGATGGATGTCGCTTTTTCCCGTGATGCAGAAGAGAAAGTATATGTGCAGCATCGGATGCTGGAACATAGCAAAGAGCTGTATCAATGGTTACAGGAAGGTGCAGTTATATATATCTGTGGTGACGAGAAACGAATGGCACATGATGTTCATGCTGCACTCGCGACCATTCTTGAACAAGAGGGTGGCCTAACCCCTGAACAGGCAGCGGAATATTTGACACGTTTGCAGCAGGAAAAACGTTATCAGCGGGATGTGTATTAA
- a CDS encoding YebC/PmpR family DNA-binding transcriptional regulator, with translation MGRKWNNIKEKKASKDANTSRVYAKFGVEIYVAAKKGEPDPEANRALKVVLERAKTYNVPKAIIDRAMEKAKGSGDENYEELRYEGFGPNGAMVIVDALTNNVNRTAPEVRSAFNKNAGNMGVSGSVAYMFDPTAVIGVEGKNSEEVLELLLEADVDVRDIVDEDDAVIVYAEPDQFHAVQEAFKAAGVTEFTVAELTMLAQNHIELPEDAQAQFEKLIDALEDLEDVQQVYHNVEFV, from the coding sequence ATGGGTCGTAAGTGGAATAATATTAAAGAAAAAAAAGCTTCAAAAGATGCAAATACTAGCCGGGTCTATGCTAAATTCGGCGTTGAGATTTATGTAGCTGCCAAGAAGGGCGAACCGGACCCGGAAGCGAACCGCGCACTGAAAGTCGTGCTGGAACGTGCCAAAACGTATAACGTACCCAAAGCAATTATTGACCGTGCCATGGAAAAGGCAAAAGGCAGCGGGGACGAAAATTATGAAGAACTGCGTTATGAAGGATTCGGGCCCAATGGTGCCATGGTTATCGTGGATGCCCTCACCAATAATGTGAACCGTACTGCACCGGAAGTGCGCTCGGCATTTAACAAAAACGCGGGCAATATGGGTGTGAGTGGTTCAGTTGCTTATATGTTTGATCCTACAGCGGTAATCGGGGTAGAAGGCAAAAACTCCGAGGAAGTACTGGAACTTCTGCTTGAAGCAGATGTGGATGTACGTGATATCGTGGACGAAGACGATGCTGTGATCGTATATGCAGAACCGGATCAATTCCACGCTGTACAGGAAGCATTTAAAGCTGCCGGTGTTACTGAGTTTACCGTAGCCGAGCTGACGATGCTTGCGCAAAACCATATTGAACTTCCAGAGGATGCACAAGCTCAGTTCGAGAAACTGATTGATGCGCTTGAAGACCTTGAAGATGTTCAGCAAGTATACCATAACGTAGAGTTCGTTTAA
- a CDS encoding winged helix-turn-helix transcriptional regulator → MEQELKRYESGVQAMLELVGGKWRILILHQLITGKKRTSELRRAIPGITQKVLTQQLRDLEKNEIIHRIIHPQIPPKVEYELTEYGFTLQAIIDRICMWGENHLDRVYGDKNKVLENHFSEYIPLSTSN, encoded by the coding sequence GTGGAACAGGAACTGAAAAGATATGAGAGTGGTGTGCAGGCAATGCTGGAACTGGTCGGAGGGAAATGGAGGATTCTTATTCTGCATCAACTGATAACAGGTAAAAAACGAACAAGCGAACTTCGCAGAGCTATCCCTGGCATTACTCAGAAGGTCCTTACCCAGCAGCTGCGTGATCTTGAAAAGAATGAAATCATCCATCGAATTATTCATCCCCAGATTCCACCCAAAGTAGAGTATGAGCTGACCGAGTATGGCTTTACACTGCAGGCAATCATCGATCGCATCTGTATGTGGGGAGAGAATCATCTGGACAGAGTATATGGAGATAAAAACAAAGTGCTGGAGAATCATTTTAGCGAATATATTCCGCTTTCGACTTCGAACTAA
- a CDS encoding DUF1643 domain-containing protein: MEYPKFVTITNIDCEFESLSNQIDARYSLTIPINKNYENIMTYIMMNPSKADKNQSDTTVNTVLNFAAKKLQKKIGKVIVVNLFCLYEPNSTKLKSLLSGISDCEREYSSKKNKTSIDEAIFNSNYIILAWGNVPKGIAAANHNKEVSYVYECIKKHKKLKSVYILKSEKHKNILTVAKRPRHPGRMKIEKYVKCSQLSLKGPFLVVAHND; the protein is encoded by the coding sequence ATGGAATATCCAAAGTTTGTGACTATTACTAATATTGATTGTGAATTCGAATCTCTATCAAATCAAATTGACGCCAGATATAGTTTGACTATTCCTATAAATAAAAATTATGAAAATATAATGACCTATATCATGATGAACCCAAGCAAGGCAGATAAGAATCAATCGGACACAACAGTAAATACTGTACTCAACTTTGCAGCTAAGAAACTGCAAAAGAAAATTGGAAAGGTAATTGTAGTTAATTTATTCTGTCTATATGAACCTAACTCAACAAAATTGAAGAGCCTTTTAAGTGGAATTAGTGATTGTGAGAGAGAGTACAGTTCTAAAAAGAATAAAACGAGCATTGATGAGGCGATTTTTAATTCGAATTATATTATTTTAGCTTGGGGGAATGTACCTAAAGGAATAGCTGCGGCTAATCATAATAAGGAAGTAAGCTATGTGTATGAATGTATAAAGAAACACAAGAAGTTAAAGTCTGTATACATATTGAAGTCAGAAAAACATAAGAACATACTGACTGTTGCAAAGCGTCCAAGACATCCAGGACGAATGAAAATTGAAAAATACGTAAAATGCTCACAGTTATCATTGAAAGGTCCGTTTCTTGTAGTTGCACATAACGATTAG
- a CDS encoding ABC-F family ATP-binding cassette domain-containing protein, producing the protein MSILNVEKLSHGFGDRAIFNNVSFRLLKGEHIGLIGANGEGKSTFMNIITGKLQPDEGKVEWSKRMRVGYLDQHAVLSKGQSIRDVLRGAFQYLFDMEQEMNDMYGKMGDVTPEELEQLLEDVGTIQDTLTNQDFYMIDAKVDETARGLGLTDIGLDKDVNDLSGGQRTKVLLAKLLLEKPDILLLDEPTNYLDELHIEWLKRYLQEYENAFILISHDIPFLNSVINLIYHMENQDLTRYVGDYSHFQEVHEMKKQQLESAYKRQQQEIADLKDFVARNKASVATRNMAMSRQKKLDKMDVIEIAKEKPKPQFNFRDARTSGKLIFETKGLVIGYNEPLSRPLDLRMERGQKIALVGANGIGKTTLMRSILGEIQALEGTVQRGEHLEIGYFQQEMKDANYNTCIEEIWQEFPSYTQFEVRAALAKCGLTTKHIESKVAVLSGGEKAKVRLCKLINNETNLLVLDEPTNHLDVDAKEELKRALKAYKGSILLISHEPEFYRDVVTEIWNCESWTTKVF; encoded by the coding sequence ATGAGCATATTAAATGTCGAAAAATTAAGTCACGGTTTTGGTGACCGTGCTATCTTTAACAACGTTTCTTTCCGCCTCCTGAAAGGCGAACATATTGGTCTGATCGGGGCCAATGGTGAGGGGAAATCTACCTTCATGAACATTATTACTGGCAAACTCCAGCCAGATGAAGGTAAAGTGGAGTGGTCCAAACGTATGCGTGTCGGATATTTGGATCAGCACGCTGTGCTCAGCAAGGGACAATCCATTCGTGATGTCCTTCGTGGAGCATTCCAGTATTTGTTTGACATGGAACAAGAAATGAATGATATGTATGGTAAGATGGGCGATGTAACTCCGGAGGAATTAGAACAGCTGCTGGAGGATGTAGGTACGATTCAGGATACGCTGACTAACCAGGATTTCTACATGATCGATGCCAAAGTCGACGAGACAGCACGCGGTCTGGGTCTAACCGATATCGGTCTGGATAAGGACGTTAACGACCTTAGTGGTGGACAACGTACGAAGGTATTGCTCGCCAAGCTGCTGCTTGAAAAACCGGATATTCTGCTCCTGGATGAGCCTACGAACTATCTGGATGAATTGCATATCGAATGGCTGAAACGCTATTTGCAGGAATATGAGAATGCTTTTATTCTGATCTCGCATGATATCCCGTTCCTGAACAGTGTAATTAACTTGATCTATCACATGGAAAATCAGGATCTCACCCGTTATGTGGGCGATTATAGTCATTTCCAGGAAGTCCATGAGATGAAAAAACAGCAACTGGAGTCGGCGTATAAGCGTCAACAACAGGAAATTGCTGATCTCAAGGATTTTGTGGCCCGTAATAAGGCAAGTGTGGCTACACGCAACATGGCGATGTCCAGACAGAAGAAATTGGACAAGATGGATGTCATCGAAATCGCCAAGGAAAAACCGAAACCACAGTTTAACTTCCGTGATGCAAGAACGTCCGGTAAGCTCATTTTCGAAACAAAAGGCCTTGTCATTGGATACAATGAGCCGTTGTCGAGACCACTGGACCTGCGCATGGAGCGTGGTCAGAAGATCGCTCTCGTTGGTGCGAATGGTATCGGTAAAACAACCCTGATGCGCAGCATTCTGGGCGAGATTCAGGCGTTGGAAGGTACCGTTCAGCGCGGTGAACATCTGGAGATTGGATATTTCCAACAAGAGATGAAGGATGCCAACTACAATACCTGTATCGAAGAGATCTGGCAGGAGTTCCCTTCCTATACTCAATTTGAAGTGCGTGCTGCACTTGCAAAATGCGGACTGACTACCAAGCATATTGAGAGCAAGGTTGCGGTACTGAGCGGTGGCGAGAAAGCCAAAGTTCGTCTCTGCAAACTGATCAATAACGAAACAAACCTGCTCGTACTCGATGAGCCGACGAACCATTTGGACGTTGATGCGAAGGAAGAGTTGAAACGCGCACTCAAAGCATACAAAGGCAGCATTCTGCTGATCTCTCACGAACCTGAATTCTATCGTGATGTGGTTACGGAGATATGGAATTGTGAGTCGTGGACAACGAAGGTATTTTAA
- a CDS encoding tyrosine-type recombinase/integrase, which produces MLFEDVYKEFLFDLEIKNYSIRTIKGYRNNNRAFLNYLCNEFSVVEVEEINTSHIKAYLMNLKMKGLSESYINGIQKNIRSFFKFLVEEGYIAEKRNPVLGLKWMREPKVLIKTFDDDEVKRLINAYKGDFYLSMRNKLILMFFVDLGIRNLELCSLGSLDVGESVIKIHGKGNKERNLYISPFLKKYIIKYERMKEAYFKDKFMIDSNFFLSQNGKVLTVTAIEVMMKKAGNEAKIRDHIRCSPHTLRHYFAQKQLRLGLDVYSLSRLLGHESTIITNRYLQSIQDEQILELAKTTSPLMNL; this is translated from the coding sequence ATGTTATTTGAAGATGTTTACAAAGAGTTTCTTTTTGATTTGGAGATCAAGAACTACAGTATTCGCACTATAAAAGGATATCGTAACAACAATAGGGCATTTCTAAATTACTTATGTAATGAATTTTCAGTTGTTGAGGTAGAAGAAATCAACACCTCTCACATCAAAGCATATCTTATGAACTTGAAAATGAAAGGATTATCGGAGTCCTACATCAATGGAATACAAAAGAATATCCGTTCATTTTTCAAATTCTTAGTGGAGGAAGGGTATATCGCTGAAAAGAGAAATCCAGTGCTAGGTTTGAAATGGATGAGAGAACCTAAAGTTCTTATAAAAACTTTCGACGATGATGAAGTGAAACGCTTGATCAATGCATATAAAGGTGACTTCTACTTGAGTATGCGTAACAAATTGATTCTGATGTTCTTTGTAGACTTAGGTATTAGAAATTTGGAATTATGTTCACTTGGCTCTCTTGATGTAGGAGAAAGTGTCATCAAGATACATGGTAAAGGAAACAAAGAAAGAAATTTATACATTTCCCCTTTTCTTAAGAAATACATCATCAAGTATGAAAGAATGAAAGAGGCTTATTTTAAAGATAAATTCATGATTGATTCCAATTTCTTTTTATCTCAAAATGGCAAGGTTCTAACCGTTACTGCTATTGAAGTGATGATGAAGAAAGCAGGAAACGAAGCCAAGATACGAGATCACATTCGTTGTAGCCCCCATACGCTCAGACATTATTTTGCTCAAAAACAATTAAGATTAGGTTTGGATGTTTACAGTCTCAGTAGATTATTAGGCCATGAGAGCACCATAATAACCAACAGATATCTTCAGTCAATTCAAGATGAACAAATATTGGAGTTGGCTAAGACAACTAGTCCGCTTATGAATCTGTAG
- a CDS encoding SET domain-containing protein, whose translation MIEVKQSKLGNGEFNRGVFATVDIPKGQLIHQAPVVPYPNEDHEHVEKTILEDYVFEYGANHTAILLGYGSLINHSYEPNATYDINFENHTFDFYAYTDIKAGEEVLINYNGEEDNMDPLWFLDDYEERMRELNEVSDGAEDADGIESDSKDTDSSK comes from the coding sequence ATGATTGAAGTGAAACAATCCAAATTGGGTAATGGCGAATTTAACCGCGGCGTATTTGCGACCGTAGACATTCCAAAAGGCCAACTGATCCATCAGGCTCCAGTTGTCCCTTATCCAAATGAAGACCACGAACATGTTGAGAAAACAATTCTCGAAGATTACGTATTCGAATACGGAGCCAATCATACGGCTATCCTGCTGGGCTATGGCAGTTTGATCAACCATTCCTACGAGCCTAACGCCACCTATGATATCAACTTTGAAAACCACACTTTTGACTTCTATGCTTATACAGATATCAAAGCCGGCGAAGAAGTATTGATTAATTATAATGGCGAGGAAGATAACATGGACCCATTATGGTTTCTGGATGATTACGAAGAACGTATGCGTGAGTTGAACGAAGTAAGTGATGGTGCAGAGGATGCTGATGGCATCGAATCTGACTCCAAGGATACGGACTCAAGCAAATAA
- the cysI gene encoding assimilatory sulfite reductase (NADPH) hemoprotein subunit yields the protein MTYNNLLNPQRTNSDVEDIKIKSDYLRGSLTETLADRISGAIPEDDNRLMKHHGSYMQDDRDLRNERNKSKLEPAYQFMLRVRASGGIVTPEQWLMMDRVAHKYANETIRLTTRQSFQLHGVLKWDLKNTIREVNDSLLSTLAACGDVNRNVMCNPNPDQSDIHAEVYEWACQVSNHLDPRTRAYHELWLDGEKIIDSQDTDEEVEPIYGKVYLPRKFKIGIAVPPSNDVDVFSQDLGFIAIVENGKLQGFNVSVGGGMGMSHGDPKTYPQVSKVIGFCTPEQMIDVAEKTVMIQRDYGDRAVRKHARFKYTIDDRGLAWFVEELTSRLGWKLDAAREFHFEHNGDRYGWVKGSNGRWHYTLFIQNGRVKDVDGYPLMTGLREIAKIHTGDFRLTANQNLMIGNISSQKKKKIEALIEQYNLTDGAHYSALRRSSMACVALPTCGLAMAESERYLPSLIDKLEPVLDEAGLRDEEIVIRMTGCPNGCARPMLAEISFIGKAPGKYNMYLGGSFTGHRLNKLYKENIGETEILDTLTPMVNQYAKERNDGEHFGDFVIRAGYVPEVLDGQQFHA from the coding sequence ATGACTTATAATAACTTACTTAACCCGCAGCGCACGAACAGTGATGTGGAAGATATAAAGATCAAAAGTGACTACTTGCGTGGAAGTCTGACTGAAACGCTGGCGGATCGGATCAGTGGTGCGATTCCTGAGGACGATAACCGTCTGATGAAACATCACGGCAGTTATATGCAAGACGACCGTGACCTGCGTAATGAGCGGAATAAATCCAAGCTGGAGCCTGCCTATCAATTCATGTTGCGTGTGCGTGCTTCCGGAGGAATTGTTACACCCGAACAGTGGTTGATGATGGATCGTGTAGCGCATAAATATGCGAATGAGACCATTCGTCTGACGACGCGCCAATCATTTCAACTGCATGGTGTGCTCAAATGGGACCTCAAAAATACCATCCGTGAAGTAAACGACTCGTTGCTCAGCACTCTTGCTGCGTGTGGTGACGTCAATCGGAACGTCATGTGTAATCCGAATCCGGACCAATCAGATATTCATGCTGAAGTATATGAATGGGCATGCCAGGTGAGTAATCACCTGGATCCACGGACTCGTGCGTATCATGAGTTGTGGCTGGATGGAGAGAAAATTATCGATTCACAAGACACAGATGAAGAGGTAGAACCGATTTATGGCAAAGTGTATTTGCCGCGTAAGTTCAAAATTGGGATTGCTGTTCCACCATCCAATGATGTAGATGTGTTTTCGCAGGATCTCGGATTTATCGCTATTGTAGAGAACGGCAAGCTGCAAGGCTTTAACGTTTCTGTCGGCGGTGGTATGGGCATGTCTCATGGTGATCCGAAGACTTATCCGCAGGTGTCCAAAGTCATTGGTTTCTGTACACCAGAGCAAATGATTGATGTTGCGGAGAAGACGGTTATGATTCAACGTGATTATGGGGATCGTGCAGTACGTAAACATGCCCGTTTCAAATATACAATCGATGACCGCGGCCTCGCCTGGTTTGTGGAAGAACTGACGAGTCGTCTCGGCTGGAAGTTGGATGCGGCGCGCGAGTTCCATTTTGAACATAATGGAGATCGTTACGGTTGGGTGAAAGGCAGCAACGGCAGATGGCACTACACCTTGTTCATTCAAAATGGACGTGTGAAGGATGTGGACGGTTATCCGCTCATGACAGGTCTGCGTGAAATTGCCAAAATCCATACTGGAGATTTCCGTCTCACAGCCAATCAGAATCTCATGATCGGGAACATCAGCAGCCAGAAGAAGAAAAAGATTGAGGCACTGATTGAGCAATACAATCTGACCGATGGTGCTCATTACTCGGCGCTTCGCAGAAGTTCTATGGCTTGCGTGGCGCTTCCGACTTGTGGTCTTGCCATGGCGGAATCCGAACGGTATCTTCCATCACTGATCGACAAGCTGGAGCCTGTACTGGACGAAGCGGGGCTGAGAGACGAAGAGATTGTCATTCGTATGACGGGTTGCCCGAACGGCTGCGCGAGACCGATGCTGGCCGAGATCTCGTTTATCGGCAAAGCTCCGGGAAAATACAATATGTATCTGGGTGGAAGTTTTACCGGGCATCGTTTGAACAAATTGTACAAAGAAAATATTGGCGAAACCGAAATTTTGGATACATTGACTCCAATGGTGAATCAATATGCCAAAGAGCGCAATGATGGTGAGCATTTTGGAGATTTCGTCATTCGTGCCGGTTATGTGCCTGAAGTGCTGGACGGTCAACAGTTTCATGCCTAA
- a CDS encoding helix-turn-helix domain-containing protein, giving the protein MELREREVYRAKRIIKRIKITEIAVHLGCHRGTVGHFENNGYPMSKEKIQKYKEYIDNHEGSELV; this is encoded by the coding sequence ATGGAGTTAAGAGAAAGAGAAGTGTACAGAGCAAAAAGGATAATTAAACGAATTAAGATCACAGAAATTGCAGTGCATCTAGGATGTCATCGTGGGACAGTGGGACACTTTGAGAATAATGGATATCCTATGTCAAAAGAAAAAATTCAAAAATACAAAGAGTATATCGATAACCATGAAGGGAGTGAGCTTGTATGA